One Solea senegalensis isolate Sse05_10M linkage group LG21, IFAPA_SoseM_1, whole genome shotgun sequence DNA segment encodes these proteins:
- the slc5a1 gene encoding sodium/glucose cotransporter 1, with protein sequence MAQDYFGFSLIKSNARNNNATVALANPADISVIVIYFVVVLAVGIWAMVRTNRSTVGGFFLAGRSMVWWPIGASLFASNIGSGHFVGIAGTAAASGIAIGGFEWNALIVVVILGWLFVPIYIKAGVVTMPEYLRKRFGGQRIRIYLSVLSLFLYVFTKISADMFSGAIFINLALGLNIYLAVIALLMITALYTVTGGLAAVIYTDTLQTVIMIVGSFILMGFAFNEVGGYERFQERYMEAIPSFTGNVSAKCYEPQADSFHIFRNAITGDLPWPGLVFGLTIQATWYWCTDQVIVQRCLSAKNLSHVKGGCILCGYLKLLPMFLMVFPGMISRILYPNEIACVVPEECVKYCGAAVGCTNIAYPKLVVDLMPNGLRGLMLSVMLASLMSSLTSIFNSASTLFTMDIYTKIRKSASEKELMIAGRVFILVLIGVSIAWIPVVQNAQSGQLFDYIQSITSYLTPPIAAVFMLAIFCKRVNEAGAFYGLTIGLLIGLSRMITEFIYGTGSCVEPSNCPTIICGVHYLYFSIILFVVSCIIILGISLMTKPIEDKHLYRLCWSLRNNTQKREDLEQDDWVENDDDDSSDSDEPEEEPGFCKKAVMCFCGLEHKKAPKLSAEEQEALQKKLTDTTEVPLWRNIVNANAIILLCVAVFLHGFFG encoded by the exons ATGGCTCAAGATTACTTTGGATTCTCCTTGATAAAGAGCAATGCAAGAAACAACAACGCCACGGTGGCTCTGGCCAACCCTGCGGATATCTCTGTTATTGTGATTTACTTTGTGGTCGTCCTGGCCGTTGGAATATGG GCTATGGTTCGCACCAATCGATCCACCGTCGGTGGCTTCTTCCTGGCAGGGAGGAGTATGGTGTGGTGGCCG ATCGGGGCCTCACTATTTGCCAGCAACATTGGCAGTGGCCATTTTGTCGGCATCGCTGGGACTGCCGCCGCTTCAGGGATAGCCATCGGGGGATTTGAGTGGAAT GCTCTTATTGTGGTCGTCATTCTGGGATGGCTCTTTGTGCCAATCTACATTAAGGCTGGG GTGGTCACGATGCCCGAGTACCTAAGGAAGAGGTTTGGAGGACAACGCATTCGCATCTATCTCTCTGTGCTGTCCCTTTTCCTGTATGTGTTCACTAAGATCTCA GCAGACATGTTCTCTGGTGCCATTTTTATCAACCTGGCTCTGGGGTTGAACATCTACCTCGCTGTCATAGCGCTACTAATGATCACCGCGCTGTACACGGTCACAG GTGGATTGGCGGCGGTGATCTACACCGACACCTTGCAGACCGTAATCATGATAGTTGGATCATTCATCCTCATGGGCTTTG CTTTCAATGAGGTGGGAGGATATGAACGCTTCCAGGAGCGCTACATGGAGGCCATCCCTTCCTTCACGGGTAACGTCAGTGCAAAATGCTACGAGCCTCAGGCGGACTCCTTCCATATCTTTAGGAACGCAATTACAGGAGACCTGCCATGGCCTGGCCTGGTGTTTGGACTCACCATTCAGGCCACCTGGTACTGGTGCACTGACCAG gTGATTGTCCAGCGTTGCCTCTCAGCCAAGAATCTGTCCCACGTTAAAGGAGGCTGTATCTTATGTGGCTACCTAAAGCTGCTGCCTATGTTCCTCATGGTTTTCCCTGGGATGATCAGCAGGATCCTCTATCCAA ATGAGATCGCCTGTGTGGTGCCAGAGGAATGTGTGAAATACTGCGGGGCTGCTGTGGGATGCACCAACATTGCTTATCCAAAATTGGTGGTGGATCTCATGCCCAATG GTCTCCGAGGCCTCATGCTGTCTGTGATGTTGGCCTCTCTGATGAGCTCGCTGACCTCTATCTTCAACAGTGCCAGCACTCTCTTTACAATGGACATCTACACCAAGATTCGCAAGTCCGCCAGCGAAAAGGAACTAATGATAGCCGGCAG AGTGTTTATCCTGGTCCTGATCGGTGTGAGCATCGCATGGATCCCTGTGGTGCAGAACGCCCAGAGCGGTCAGCTCTTTGACTACATCCAGTCCATCACCAGCTACCTCACTCCACCCATCGCAGCCGTCTTCATGCTCGCCATCTTTTGCAAACGTGTCAATGAGGCT gGAGCCTTTTATGGCCTCACCATTGGCCTTTTAATCGGTCTGTCCAGGATGATAACGGAGTTTATCTATGGGACAGGCAGCTGTGTGGAGCCTAGCAACTGTCCCACCATCATATGTGGAGTCCACTACCTCTACTTCAGCATCATTCTGTTTGTCGTGTCCTGCATCATCATCCTGGGAATCTCTCTCATGACTAAACCCATCGAAGACAAGCAT TTGTATCGTCTTTGCTGGAGCTTGAGGAACAACACACAGAAGAGGGAGGATCTCGAACAGGACGACTGGGTCGAAAACGATGACGACGACTCTTCGGACTCAGACG AGCCAGAGGAGGAGCCCGGCTTTTGCAAGAAGGCAGTGATGTGCTTCTGTGGCCTGGAGCATAAAAAGGCCCCCAAGTTGAgtgcagaggagcaggaggcgcTTCAGAAGAAGCTCACCGACACCACAGAGGTGCCGCTGTGGAGAAACATCGTCAATGCCAATGCCATCATCCTCCTGTGTGTGGCGGTTTTCTTACATGGATTCTTTGGTTAA